The Paenibacillus sophorae genome has a segment encoding these proteins:
- a CDS encoding Crp/Fnr family transcriptional regulator, which produces MKPEPIVLQACLFFRGKSIEELDAMLETMRYTVRDCSKSEMIISEGETADRLGIVLSGVVEVHKIHPGGGGITIARLGKGQTFGEAVLFRRENVYPATIISAGRSTVMFIGKQELLRLFAADTDMLSRYMENLSERLVMVNRKIEILSAGSLRRRVVHDLLRQADRQGTNHIRLPFSRKEWAEHLNAARPSLSREMGLLRDNGWISFKGNTVTLLDRKKLEEFMT; this is translated from the coding sequence ATGAAACCGGAGCCTATCGTGCTGCAGGCCTGTCTTTTTTTCCGAGGGAAGAGTATAGAGGAGCTTGACGCCATGCTGGAGACGATGCGCTATACTGTCCGGGACTGCAGCAAGTCGGAGATGATTATCAGCGAAGGCGAAACCGCTGACCGGCTGGGGATTGTGCTCTCCGGAGTGGTGGAAGTTCACAAAATTCATCCCGGCGGAGGCGGCATAACCATCGCCAGGCTGGGAAAGGGGCAGACCTTCGGGGAAGCGGTGCTGTTCCGGCGGGAGAATGTATACCCGGCCACCATTATTTCTGCGGGGCGCAGCACCGTGATGTTCATCGGCAAGCAGGAGCTGCTGCGTCTGTTCGCGGCCGACACCGACATGCTGTCCCGCTATATGGAGAATCTGTCTGAGCGCCTCGTCATGGTCAACCGCAAAATTGAAATCCTCTCGGCCGGTTCGCTGCGCCGCCGGGTTGTACATGATTTGCTTCGGCAAGCGGACCGGCAGGGTACGAACCACATCCGGCTGCCCTTCAGCCGTAAGGAATGGGCCGAGCATCTGAATGCCGCGCGTCCTTCCCTGTCCCGGGAGATGGGGCTGCTGCGTGACAACGGCTGGATTTCGTTCAAAGGAAATACGGTCACACTGCTGGACCGGAAGAAACTGGAGGAGTTCATGACGTAA
- a CDS encoding HD domain-containing phosphohydrolase encodes MKGLNLGSEGHSIAQEHEGSSNYFLLAKGDGSEVILQTIQQDKLFYVYPGEEADTMEFFYILEGQCSYKGDNENIVLGQGDYFYTHYLQEAVYFSTLTELKLLWHTTKPAFHLISHRIRKLENIIKRVEEKDNYTFKHSGRVQKYCLMIARMIKIPKDNLEDLYFAAAFHDIGKIHTPEEILNKTGRLTEEEFEIVKRHCYDGYVMVKDLYYNNICLIILQHHERLDGSGYPYGIKEEEILLEAKIIGIADTFDAMTSDRPYRKGLPPEIAMDELKRLSGIHYDGGLVQLFEQALIADGILKPEEKGLS; translated from the coding sequence ATGAAGGGCCTGAACTTGGGAAGTGAAGGACACAGCATCGCACAAGAACATGAAGGATCCTCTAACTATTTCCTATTGGCTAAGGGTGATGGCTCGGAAGTAATTTTGCAGACTATTCAGCAAGACAAACTATTCTATGTTTATCCCGGTGAAGAAGCGGATACCATGGAGTTCTTTTACATACTGGAAGGCCAGTGCAGCTACAAGGGCGACAATGAGAATATCGTCCTCGGTCAAGGCGATTATTTTTACACCCATTATCTGCAGGAGGCCGTGTATTTCAGTACCCTTACCGAGTTGAAGCTGTTGTGGCACACAACCAAGCCGGCGTTTCATCTCATCAGCCATCGGATCAGGAAACTGGAGAATATAATTAAACGAGTAGAAGAAAAGGATAATTATACGTTCAAGCACAGCGGCAGAGTGCAGAAATACTGTTTGATGATTGCCAGGATGATTAAAATACCAAAGGACAACCTGGAAGATTTATATTTTGCGGCTGCATTTCACGATATCGGCAAGATCCATACTCCGGAAGAAATTCTGAATAAGACGGGGCGCTTGACGGAAGAGGAATTCGAGATTGTGAAACGGCATTGTTATGACGGCTACGTCATGGTTAAGGATTTATATTACAACAATATCTGCCTAATCATCCTGCAGCATCACGAGCGGTTGGACGGTTCCGGCTATCCCTACGGGATTAAGGAAGAAGAAATCCTGCTAGAGGCCAAGATTATCGGTATTGCCGATACCTTTGATGCCATGACCTCCGACCGGCCTTACCGCAAAGGGCTTCCCCCGGAGATTGCTATGGACGAGCTTAAGCGGTTGTCGGGAATCCACTATGATGGCGGATTGGTTCAGCTGTTTGAACAGGCGTTAATCGCAGACGGGATACTGAAGCCGGAAGAAAAGGGCTTATCTTAG
- a CDS encoding ABC transporter substrate binding protein, whose protein sequence is MGTRMAYSKKRRMWSVLWLLLLFASICRPADVKADEANTPQQNVLILHSYHKGFSWTDDQNNGIEERLKNSKVPPVIYTEYLDWKRYPNQENLLRFYELIKGKYAKLHIDAIITTDDRAFDFAAKNRKELLSDAPIIFSGINEIGYDQIKDQKNITGVIENIDPSETIKMALYINPSIRNVYLVYDNSESGLSTAQLVIKKLNSMNLGLKLHSMNQMSEEEIERTVSSLSSNSILLATTFYSDVTGKVTELDRFSSEIAAVSTVPLYYMYEYGLNHGAFGGNLLSGKLLGEKAANVALRVLHGESPDSIPVSYAGTSRNAFDYNQLEHFHIKVKDLPPGSEVINKPFSFYETYRSLVLILIAVFSVLIVFIAVLLFHVSVVRRIRKQLVESNERFSLAAYGADAVIWDLDMTTRIYYFSDRWYELLGYEIGELDEFYVGWKGIIHPDDLEQEDRQRREHLSGQSAYYYSEYRIRTKSGEYKWFQARGKVLRNEQGGYVRFAGSMTDVTDLKGYESKLQMSYQELESTYEELTALQDELLEQYNKVVENQTLLQASEEKHRLLAYNDELSGLPNRLSLTEELKEYIEENEGGQAALYFLDIDNFKYINDTMGHTLGDRLLMLAGERLLGMAEGQSRHYRFGGDEFVILLKSTERPEQTVFYAEALIQSFKEPFQLGDSTVHVSISVGIAQYPRDGRNAEELLKNADIAMYRAKQAGRGTYVLYGQNMQQHFDERMIIEKHLRGAIDNNELSLHYQPKVNLQTGDLWGFEGLIRWNSPVLGFVSPLSFIRIAEDCRLIVPIGEWVLRRACLFLAGLHRQGRGPYHISVNISVIQLLLEDFTDTVLKILRETGLDPRYLELEITESIFMESFEEISAKLEFLKKWGIGIALDDFGTGYSSLSYLKQLPITTLKIDKSFIDSIFEENSSMPLAGSIVAIGHDMGLSVTAEGVETEEQLDFLKQMSCDKVQGYYISRPIPESQVQSWIREYNQGELDAEEPKRKSK, encoded by the coding sequence ATGGGAACAAGGATGGCTTATTCCAAAAAAAGGCGAATGTGGAGCGTACTATGGCTGCTTCTGCTCTTCGCGTCAATCTGCCGGCCTGCAGATGTCAAGGCCGATGAAGCTAATACTCCCCAGCAGAATGTACTGATCCTGCATTCCTATCATAAAGGATTCTCTTGGACGGACGACCAGAACAACGGCATTGAAGAGCGATTGAAGAACTCGAAGGTGCCTCCCGTCATTTATACGGAATATCTGGACTGGAAGAGGTATCCCAATCAGGAAAATCTGCTGCGCTTTTACGAATTGATCAAAGGCAAATACGCAAAATTACATATCGACGCTATTATAACGACGGACGACCGCGCGTTCGATTTTGCAGCCAAGAACCGAAAAGAACTGTTGAGCGACGCGCCCATTATTTTCAGCGGTATAAATGAGATCGGCTACGATCAAATCAAGGACCAGAAGAACATCACTGGCGTCATCGAGAATATCGACCCTTCCGAAACGATAAAAATGGCGCTTTACATTAATCCCTCCATCCGAAATGTCTATCTGGTGTACGATAACTCGGAGAGCGGCTTGTCTACGGCCCAATTAGTTATAAAGAAACTGAATTCGATGAACCTCGGCCTGAAGCTCCACAGCATGAACCAAATGTCAGAAGAAGAAATCGAGCGGACGGTATCGTCGCTTTCTTCCAACAGCATCCTGCTGGCGACAACCTTTTATAGCGATGTTACCGGCAAAGTTACCGAGCTTGACCGGTTTTCGAGCGAAATTGCGGCCGTCAGCACGGTCCCTCTTTACTATATGTATGAATACGGACTCAATCACGGCGCATTCGGCGGTAACCTGCTCAGCGGGAAGCTCCTGGGGGAAAAAGCCGCGAATGTGGCGCTGCGCGTCCTTCACGGAGAAAGTCCGGACAGCATTCCCGTCTCTTACGCCGGCACGAGCCGCAATGCGTTTGACTACAACCAATTGGAGCACTTCCATATTAAAGTAAAGGACCTCCCTCCGGGCAGCGAGGTGATCAACAAGCCGTTTTCTTTTTACGAGACGTATAGAAGCCTGGTGCTTATCCTTATCGCGGTGTTCTCCGTGCTGATTGTATTTATCGCCGTGCTGCTGTTCCACGTCTCGGTGGTTAGAAGAATCCGGAAACAGCTGGTGGAGAGCAACGAGAGATTCAGTCTGGCAGCGTATGGCGCCGATGCGGTAATTTGGGATCTCGACATGACGACGAGGATCTATTACTTCTCGGACAGATGGTACGAGCTTCTGGGCTATGAAATCGGGGAGCTTGACGAGTTCTATGTCGGCTGGAAAGGGATTATTCATCCCGATGATCTCGAACAGGAGGACCGGCAGCGGAGAGAGCACCTGTCCGGACAGTCTGCATACTATTACAGCGAATACCGCATACGCACCAAATCGGGGGAATATAAGTGGTTTCAGGCCAGAGGCAAGGTGCTGCGGAACGAGCAGGGCGGATACGTCCGGTTTGCCGGCTCGATGACGGATGTTACGGACCTCAAAGGATACGAGAGCAAGCTTCAGATGAGCTATCAGGAGCTGGAGTCGACCTATGAGGAATTGACCGCCCTGCAGGATGAACTGTTGGAGCAGTACAACAAAGTGGTCGAGAACCAGACGCTGCTTCAGGCCAGCGAGGAGAAGCACCGGCTTCTCGCTTATAACGACGAGCTCAGCGGGCTGCCGAACCGCTTGTCCCTAACAGAGGAACTGAAGGAGTATATCGAAGAGAATGAGGGCGGCCAGGCCGCGCTGTATTTTTTGGACATCGACAATTTCAAATATATTAACGATACGATGGGTCATACCCTTGGTGACCGATTGCTTATGCTTGCCGGAGAGAGGCTGCTGGGGATGGCCGAGGGCCAGAGCAGGCATTACCGGTTCGGCGGAGACGAATTCGTTATCCTGCTTAAAAGTACGGAGCGGCCGGAGCAGACTGTTTTCTACGCTGAGGCGCTGATTCAGAGCTTCAAAGAGCCGTTCCAGCTCGGCGACAGCACCGTGCATGTCTCCATCAGCGTCGGCATCGCCCAGTATCCGCGGGACGGCAGGAACGCCGAGGAACTGCTCAAGAACGCTGATATTGCCATGTACAGGGCCAAACAGGCGGGCAGAGGAACGTACGTCTTGTATGGACAGAATATGCAGCAGCATTTTGACGAACGGATGATCATTGAGAAGCATTTGAGGGGAGCAATCGATAACAACGAGCTTTCCCTGCATTACCAGCCCAAGGTGAATCTGCAGACGGGAGATCTCTGGGGGTTCGAGGGGTTAATACGGTGGAACAGCCCGGTTCTGGGATTTGTCTCACCCCTGTCCTTTATTCGGATTGCCGAGGACTGCCGCCTGATTGTGCCGATCGGGGAATGGGTTCTGCGGAGAGCCTGCCTTTTTCTTGCAGGACTCCACCGTCAGGGCCGGGGCCCTTATCATATATCAGTCAATATTTCAGTGATCCAATTGCTGCTCGAGGATTTCACAGATACCGTGCTGAAAATATTGCGTGAAACTGGGCTTGACCCCCGGTATTTGGAACTGGAGATCACAGAGTCCATTTTTATGGAATCTTTTGAGGAAATAAGCGCGAAGCTGGAGTTTTTGAAGAAATGGGGCATCGGGATTGCCCTTGACGATTTCGGGACAGGCTATTCTTCCCTCAGTTATTTGAAGCAGTTGCCAATTACAACGCTCAAAATCGACAAGTCATTTATCGACAGCATTTTTGAGGAGAACAGCAGTATGCCGCTGGCAGGCTCCATAGTCGCTATCGGCCATGATATGGGTCTAAGCGTTACTGCGGAGGGAGTCGAAACGGAGGAACAGCTGGATTTCTTAAAGCAAATGAGTTGTGACAAGGTCCAGGGCTACTATATCAGCCGGCCGATTCCCGAGAGTCAGGTGCAGTCCTGGATTCGGGAATATAACCAAGGGGAATTGGATGCCGAAGAGCCCAAGAGAAAATCCAAATAA
- the gtfA gene encoding sucrose phosphorylase, which yields MTIKNEIMLITYADSLGKNLKETAELLSAHFKDIVGGVHILPFYPSSADRGFAPLTYEEVDPEFGTWNDVAKIANDFYLMYDFMINHISRSSAYFKDFQQNKDTSPYRDLFIRYKDFWPGGEPTQEDVDAIYKRKPRAPYIDVTFADGTSEKIWCTFDEEQIDLNLYTETTKKFVKEQLQGLAERGASIIRLDAFAYATKKPGTSCFFIEPDTWEMLDEVKAILEPYGTELLPEIHEHYSIQLKLADKGYWVYDFALPMLVLHALYSGKSERLNHWLNICPRKQFTTLDTHDGIGVVDAADLMTPEEIEETKNNLFSQGANVKRVYNTMAYNNLDIYQLNCTYYSALGDDDDAYVLARAIQFFAPGIPQVYYVGLLAGKNDIELLEQTKVGRNINRHYYTKEEVVENLDRPVLKRLFELMKFRNSYGAFDGNLTVVDNGGASKLELIWTNGPLRATLSADLATRVFTVHYTDEHSGEETLLAGV from the coding sequence TTGACCATTAAAAATGAGATTATGCTGATTACGTACGCCGACAGCCTTGGCAAAAATCTGAAGGAGACCGCCGAATTGCTTTCCGCTCATTTCAAAGATATTGTTGGAGGCGTTCACATTCTGCCCTTTTATCCTTCCTCCGCCGACCGCGGATTCGCTCCGCTTACCTACGAGGAAGTCGATCCTGAGTTTGGAACCTGGAATGACGTCGCCAAGATTGCAAACGATTTCTATTTGATGTACGATTTCATGATTAACCATATTTCCCGCAGCTCGGCTTATTTCAAGGATTTTCAGCAGAACAAGGATACTTCCCCTTATCGCGATCTGTTCATCCGGTACAAGGACTTCTGGCCGGGCGGCGAGCCGACACAAGAAGACGTTGACGCCATTTACAAACGTAAGCCGCGGGCGCCGTACATTGATGTAACCTTTGCCGATGGAACAAGTGAGAAAATTTGGTGCACCTTCGACGAGGAGCAAATCGACCTTAATCTGTATACGGAAACAACGAAAAAGTTCGTGAAGGAACAGCTTCAGGGACTGGCCGAACGGGGCGCCTCGATCATCCGCCTGGACGCCTTTGCATACGCTACCAAAAAGCCGGGCACAAGCTGCTTCTTTATCGAACCGGACACCTGGGAAATGCTTGATGAGGTCAAGGCCATTCTGGAGCCGTACGGAACGGAGCTGCTTCCGGAAATACATGAGCATTACAGCATCCAGCTGAAGCTTGCGGACAAGGGGTATTGGGTATACGACTTCGCGCTGCCGATGCTTGTGCTGCATGCGCTGTACAGCGGGAAGTCGGAACGGCTGAATCACTGGCTGAACATCTGCCCGCGCAAGCAGTTCACCACGCTGGATACGCATGACGGCATTGGCGTTGTCGACGCCGCCGACTTGATGACCCCCGAGGAAATCGAGGAAACGAAGAACAACCTGTTCTCCCAGGGCGCCAATGTGAAGCGGGTCTACAATACGATGGCTTACAACAACCTGGATATCTACCAGCTCAACTGCACCTACTATTCGGCCCTGGGCGACGATGACGACGCCTATGTGCTGGCCCGCGCCATCCAGTTCTTTGCTCCCGGCATACCGCAGGTCTATTATGTCGGACTGCTGGCCGGTAAGAACGATATCGAGCTGCTGGAGCAAACAAAAGTCGGTCGCAACATCAACCGGCATTATTATACAAAGGAAGAAGTCGTAGAGAATCTGGATCGTCCCGTACTGAAGCGGCTGTTCGAGCTGATGAAATTCCGTAACAGCTACGGCGCTTTTGACGGTAATTTGACTGTGGTAGACAACGGCGGCGCCTCCAAATTAGAATTAATATGGACGAATGGACCGCTCCGTGCCACACTGTCCGCCGATCTTGCAACACGGGTGTTCACGGTGCATTACACGGATGAACACTCCGGCGAAGAGACGCTGCTGGCTGGAGTGTGA